From a single Fulvivirga ulvae genomic region:
- a CDS encoding tetratricopeptide repeat protein, with translation MTYLNSTFCSFFFLLSTSLLGGHLSAEADTIDSLNNLAIQYSDSYQLSDALALAMTADSLSDKLNYREGGALSQLIMGAVLGRQNQYREALEHLEKSMAEYESLKDFKGMIRAINERGIIFWGIGEYDKYLEEHLESLELSQRINYEPGMIDSYISLGSTYGILRNFEEAVFYYERAQKLASGSDNFSKLAVVYNQMGKLYRDFDRYDSAEVYFHLSRGLAVEEHDVNSQARAIHSLGELYYRQGHYERALKNYFIAQKLLEEIDNKRAEAIISNSIGITYFKMNDSNSAIAHLKKGVEQGRTVGSISNESEAAELLSRIYQSKGNYEQALVYYQYFKELSDDINKSLRVSELARLEMQYQYDKEKQEVLFEKEQENLINLARIEEQKAWLYLLVGGVIILLLISVFIFVYHQLKQRTAKGLLLERQLKIEKLNNEMEELIYRTSHDLKAPIATILGITNLVSRTATPEQVPYFKMIEGTIRKQEKVIRDIADISKNENLRVVRERIDFEGLINDAVTTYKNGYDEIDIQINLDQKAIFYSDKERVKIVINNLISNAITFRDLHKAEGSWIKIAVESNEYECKLKVSDNGVGIDKAFQKRVYDMFFRGEELSTGSGLGLYVTKNIVQKLRGKIELDSEKKIGTSFMVLLPNLH, from the coding sequence ATGACTTATCTGAATAGCACCTTTTGTAGTTTCTTTTTTCTTCTGAGTACAAGCTTGCTTGGAGGGCATCTTTCTGCGGAAGCTGATACAATAGATTCGTTGAATAATCTGGCTATACAATACTCAGATTCTTACCAGCTTAGTGATGCATTAGCTTTGGCAATGACGGCCGACTCTCTATCAGATAAACTCAACTACAGAGAAGGAGGTGCATTATCTCAATTGATTATGGGTGCTGTACTTGGCAGGCAAAATCAATACAGGGAAGCCCTTGAGCATCTTGAAAAAAGCATGGCAGAGTATGAGTCGCTTAAGGATTTTAAAGGTATGATCAGGGCAATTAATGAGCGAGGTATAATTTTTTGGGGTATAGGGGAATATGATAAATATCTGGAGGAACACCTGGAAAGTTTGGAATTAAGCCAAAGGATCAATTATGAGCCGGGTATGATAGATTCATATATATCACTGGGAAGCACGTATGGCATCCTAAGGAATTTCGAAGAAGCTGTTTTTTATTATGAAAGAGCTCAAAAGCTGGCCTCTGGATCCGATAATTTTTCAAAACTTGCGGTGGTATACAATCAAATGGGAAAACTCTACAGAGATTTTGACCGTTACGATTCAGCCGAAGTATACTTCCACTTATCCCGGGGTCTTGCTGTTGAAGAGCACGATGTCAACTCACAGGCCAGAGCAATCCATTCTCTGGGTGAGCTTTATTACAGACAAGGACATTACGAACGGGCACTGAAAAATTACTTTATAGCTCAAAAATTACTTGAAGAGATTGACAATAAACGTGCGGAGGCTATTATTAGTAATAGCATAGGTATTACCTACTTTAAAATGAATGATAGTAATTCAGCCATTGCCCACCTTAAGAAGGGGGTGGAGCAAGGTCGTACAGTTGGAAGTATCTCTAATGAGTCTGAAGCTGCGGAGCTGTTGAGCCGTATTTATCAGTCAAAGGGCAACTACGAGCAGGCTCTGGTTTATTATCAGTATTTTAAAGAACTAAGCGATGATATAAATAAGAGCCTGAGAGTTAGTGAATTGGCCCGGCTGGAAATGCAATATCAATACGATAAGGAGAAACAGGAAGTACTTTTTGAAAAAGAACAGGAAAACCTGATTAATCTGGCAAGGATCGAAGAGCAGAAAGCCTGGCTGTACCTGTTGGTAGGTGGTGTGATTATTTTATTGTTGATCTCCGTCTTTATTTTTGTATACCACCAGCTAAAGCAACGTACCGCAAAGGGATTGCTTCTGGAGCGACAACTAAAGATAGAAAAGCTCAATAATGAAATGGAGGAGCTAATCTACCGGACCAGCCATGATCTTAAGGCGCCAATTGCCACAATTTTAGGTATAACCAACCTGGTGTCCAGAACAGCTACTCCTGAGCAGGTGCCTTATTTTAAAATGATAGAAGGCACTATACGTAAACAGGAAAAAGTGATCAGAGATATTGCCGATATTTCTAAAAATGAGAACCTGAGAGTTGTCAGAGAGCGAATCGATTTTGAAGGGTTGATCAATGATGCTGTAACTACCTACAAAAACGGGTATGATGAAATCGATATACAAATTAATCTTGACCAAAAAGCAATATTCTATTCGGATAAAGAAAGGGTTAAAATAGTTATCAATAACCTCATTTCCAATGCTATTACATTTCGAGACCTTCATAAAGCCGAGGGATCCTGGATTAAAATTGCGGTTGAGAGCAATGAATACGAATGCAAACTAAAAGTTAGTGACAACGGTGTAGGCATCGACAAAGCATTTCAAAAGCGTGTTTATGATATGTTCTTTCGTGGAGAGGAGCTTTCCACCGGATCAGGATTGGGCCTGTATGTTACCAAAAACATAGTCCAGAAACTGAGAGGAAAAATAGAGCTTGACAGCGAAAAAAAGATAGGTACGTCATTTATGGTATTATTGCCCAACTTACACTAG